A single genomic interval of Flavobacterium sp. N2820 harbors:
- a CDS encoding DoxX family membrane protein: protein MKIATIIVRVLLGAMMLFASISYFFKIGPEQPEPTGYLATLMAGFMASKYIFPVAKAIELLAGLMLVTGKFVRLGTIILLPISINIFLIHVVVTGTDIPMAAAILFANVFLIYANWNGFKEIVKP, encoded by the coding sequence ATGAAAATTGCAACTATTATTGTTCGAGTACTTTTAGGAGCTATGATGCTTTTTGCTTCTATTTCTTATTTTTTCAAAATTGGTCCAGAACAACCAGAACCAACTGGTTATTTAGCTACGCTAATGGCTGGTTTTATGGCGTCAAAATACATTTTCCCAGTAGCGAAAGCTATTGAATTATTAGCAGGATTAATGTTAGTAACTGGAAAGTTTGTTCGCCTTGGAACCATCATTTTATTACCAATAAGCATTAATATTTTTCTAATTCACGTAGTTGTTACAGGTACAGATATTCCAATGGCAGCAGCAATCTTATTTGCAAATGTGTTTTTAATTTATGCTAATTGGAATGGTTTTAAAGAAATTGTTAAACCATAA